A stretch of Microbulbifer sp. SAOS-129_SWC DNA encodes these proteins:
- the phhA gene encoding phenylalanine 4-monooxygenase produces MQEKTAKSAKKPSKYVAREPDAQGFIHYSEQEHQTWQHLIERQLQVVPGRACDEYLHGLELLDLPRDRIPQLAEISDVLRRETGWEVARVPALIGFETFFGLLADRKFPVATFIRTPEEFDYLQEPDIFHEIFGHCAMLTNPAFANFTQKYGELGLKASPKERAYLARLYWFTVEFGLLQTDDGLRIYGGGILSSPKETLYALGSEPARYDFDALDALRTPYRIDIVQPIYYVLQDLQQLQELTEIDLMAQVHKAIELGLFEPRFPPKDAA; encoded by the coding sequence ATGCAAGAAAAGACTGCCAAAAGCGCCAAGAAGCCCAGCAAGTATGTGGCCCGCGAGCCCGACGCGCAGGGCTTCATTCACTACAGCGAGCAGGAGCACCAGACCTGGCAGCACCTGATCGAGCGCCAGCTGCAGGTGGTGCCCGGACGCGCCTGTGACGAATACCTGCACGGCCTGGAACTGCTCGACCTGCCCCGTGACCGCATCCCGCAACTGGCCGAAATCAGCGACGTGCTGCGTCGCGAAACCGGCTGGGAAGTCGCGCGCGTTCCAGCGCTGATCGGCTTCGAGACTTTCTTCGGCCTGCTCGCCGATCGCAAGTTTCCGGTGGCCACCTTTATCCGCACCCCCGAGGAGTTCGACTACCTGCAGGAACCGGATATCTTTCACGAGATCTTCGGTCACTGCGCCATGCTGACCAACCCGGCATTTGCCAACTTCACGCAGAAGTATGGCGAGCTCGGGCTCAAAGCCTCGCCCAAGGAGCGCGCCTATCTCGCCCGCCTCTACTGGTTTACGGTGGAGTTCGGCCTGCTGCAGACCGATGACGGCCTGCGCATCTACGGCGGCGGCATCCTGTCCTCACCGAAGGAAACCCTGTACGCACTGGGCAGCGAACCGGCCCGCTATGACTTCGACGCGCTCGACGCGCTGCGCACCCCCTATCGCATCGATATCGTGCAGCCGATCTACTATGTGCTGCAGGACCTGCAGCAACTGCAGGAACTGACCGAAATCGATCTGATGGCGCAGGTGCACAAGGCCATCGAGCTGGGCCTGTTCGAGCCGCGCTTCCCACCCAAAGACGCCGCCTGA
- a CDS encoding Lrp/AsnC family transcriptional regulator yields the protein MSSLDAIDRQLLAILQSDVSLSIEELAERVGLTKTPCWRRVQKLEKSGIIRRKVALLNAEILGLPVSVFAQVKTDQHTAEWAETFARQMADMPEVVDCYRMAGDYDYLLRVVVSDIGAYDRFYKELIRHVGISDIVSNFAMEQIKSTTELPIPSGE from the coding sequence ATGTCCTCACTAGACGCAATTGATCGACAACTTCTTGCCATTCTACAGTCAGATGTTAGCCTCTCCATCGAAGAGCTCGCCGAGCGCGTGGGACTGACGAAAACGCCCTGCTGGCGCCGGGTGCAGAAACTCGAGAAAAGCGGCATCATCCGTCGCAAGGTGGCGCTGCTCAATGCGGAAATCCTGGGGCTCCCGGTTTCGGTGTTTGCCCAGGTAAAGACCGATCAGCACACCGCGGAATGGGCCGAAACCTTTGCCCGGCAGATGGCGGATATGCCAGAGGTGGTGGATTGTTACCGCATGGCCGGAGACTACGACTACCTGCTGCGCGTCGTGGTCAGCGATATCGGCGCTTACGACCGCTTCTATAAAGAACTGATCCGCCATGTCGGTATCAGCGATATTGTTTCGAACTTCGCCATGGAGCAGATCAAGAGCACTACGGAGCTGCCGATCCCCAGCGGCGAATAA
- a CDS encoding aminotransferase class V-fold PLP-dependent enzyme translates to MTCNESLLTQIRTSVIGERMALATPFGTRPLVYADYTASGRGLTFIEDSIRDQVLPWYANTHTETSATGRQTTAFREQARAAIRRSVNAGDDHAVIFCGAGATAAINRLVDSLGLRAAHFERFGADPAKLPQDQRPVVFIGPYEHHSNDLPWRESIADVVTIPQNDAGGVDLQALEEALELYSQRPLKIGSFSAASNVTGIRTDVDAVTAQLHRHGALSFWDYAAAAPYVAIDVNGDGDSTRKDALFISPHKFVGGPGTPGILIVRKSLLPKEQPAVPGGGTVSWVGPDKHTYLPAGERREEAGTPAIVESVRAGLVFALKDRVGAETIERRETQWLERAFARWRDNANIEILGGTELPRVSIVSMHILREGKPLHHGFVVALLNDLFGIQVRGGCSCAGPYGHSLLHLTPELSEALEQVVSEGESLLKPGWVRLNFNYFLDEETVDYLIEAMEIIAEHGYRLLPYYQYDAPAGVWRYQGQSGDAVLPLSLDANSGAPRTVDTPLARFLEQAREILEQPSGEFCAQPILSPQAENLRWFNL, encoded by the coding sequence ATGACCTGTAACGAATCCCTGCTCACGCAAATTCGCACCAGTGTGATCGGCGAACGCATGGCACTGGCCACTCCCTTCGGTACCCGGCCACTGGTCTATGCCGACTACACCGCCTCCGGCCGCGGACTGACCTTTATCGAAGACAGCATTCGCGATCAGGTGCTGCCCTGGTACGCCAACACCCACACCGAAACTTCCGCTACCGGCCGCCAGACCACCGCGTTCCGCGAACAGGCGCGCGCCGCCATTCGCCGTTCGGTCAACGCTGGCGACGATCACGCGGTAATTTTCTGTGGCGCCGGTGCCACCGCCGCCATCAACCGCCTGGTCGACAGCCTCGGCCTGCGCGCTGCACATTTCGAGCGCTTCGGCGCCGACCCGGCAAAGCTGCCGCAGGACCAGCGGCCGGTCGTCTTTATCGGCCCCTACGAACACCATTCCAACGACCTGCCCTGGCGCGAGTCTATTGCGGACGTGGTGACAATTCCGCAAAACGACGCCGGCGGTGTCGACCTGCAGGCGCTGGAAGAGGCGCTGGAACTCTACAGCCAGCGCCCACTGAAAATCGGCAGCTTCTCCGCCGCCTCCAATGTCACCGGCATTCGCACCGATGTGGATGCGGTCACCGCCCAGCTGCACCGCCACGGCGCGCTGTCGTTCTGGGATTACGCCGCGGCAGCGCCCTATGTGGCCATTGATGTCAACGGCGATGGCGACAGCACCCGCAAGGACGCGCTGTTTATCTCCCCGCACAAATTTGTCGGCGGTCCGGGCACGCCGGGGATCCTGATTGTGCGAAAGTCCCTGCTGCCCAAAGAGCAACCGGCAGTGCCCGGCGGCGGTACCGTGTCCTGGGTGGGACCGGACAAACACACCTACCTGCCCGCGGGCGAACGCCGCGAGGAGGCCGGCACGCCGGCCATCGTTGAATCGGTGCGCGCCGGACTGGTGTTCGCGCTGAAGGATCGCGTCGGCGCCGAGACCATCGAGAGACGCGAGACACAGTGGCTCGAGCGTGCCTTTGCGCGCTGGCGCGACAACGCCAATATCGAGATTCTGGGCGGTACCGAATTGCCGCGGGTCAGCATTGTCTCCATGCACATCCTCAGGGAAGGCAAACCCCTGCACCACGGCTTTGTCGTCGCGCTGCTGAACGACCTGTTCGGTATTCAGGTGCGCGGCGGCTGCTCCTGCGCCGGGCCCTACGGCCACTCACTACTGCACCTGACGCCGGAGTTGAGCGAAGCGCTGGAACAGGTGGTTAGCGAGGGCGAGAGCCTGTTGAAGCCGGGCTGGGTGCGCCTGAATTTCAACTATTTCCTCGACGAGGAAACCGTCGACTACCTGATTGAGGCGATGGAGATCATCGCCGAACACGGTTACCGGCTGCTGCCCTATTACCAGTACGACGCCCCGGCTGGCGTGTGGCGCTACCAGGGCCAGAGCGGGGACGCTGTACTGCCGCTGTCACTGGATGCCAACTCAGGCGCACCACGCACCGTCGACACGCCGCTGGCAAGGTTCCTCGAACAGGCGCGCGAGATACTGGAACAGCCCAGTGGCGAGTTCTGCGCGCAACCGATTCTGTCACCGCAGGCGGAGAACCTGCGCTGGTTTAATCTGTAA
- a CDS encoding cation:proton antiporter: METSLFQSFFLIFSGAAIVASLALFGRQPLLVAYIALGILLGPSGAGVINNVSLLADMSNVGIIFLLFLLGLDMQPQALLSVLRKATFVGLISCAIFLGLGFAIGQLFGFTRIESWVIGMAMMFSSTIIGIKLLPTTVLHHKHLGELMVGLLLFQDFVAITCLMILLSGSTGEVDLAQLGLSFAALPLLVGCAWVVVKYVLLPLFTRFDRFHEYVFLLALGWCMGLAELAEVLGLSREIGAFIAGITLATSPISQYIALSLKPLRDFFLILFFFSIGAQFHLDMLPRIALPALVTAAAVLLVKPAVFRYLLGNQSEHTVLAWDIGFRLGQISEFSLLIAFLSFNQKLIGIEASHLIQATAILTFLVSSYIVVLNFPNPIAIKDHLRRD; encoded by the coding sequence GTGGAAACCTCTCTGTTCCAGTCGTTTTTCCTGATCTTCAGCGGCGCCGCCATTGTCGCCTCGCTGGCGCTGTTCGGGCGCCAGCCGCTGCTGGTGGCGTATATCGCGCTGGGTATACTACTGGGCCCTTCGGGCGCGGGCGTGATCAATAATGTGAGCCTGCTGGCGGACATGTCCAATGTCGGCATCATCTTCCTGTTGTTCCTGCTCGGCCTCGACATGCAGCCACAGGCGCTGTTGTCGGTGTTGCGCAAAGCCACTTTTGTCGGCCTGATCAGCTGCGCAATCTTCCTCGGGCTGGGTTTTGCCATCGGCCAGCTGTTCGGCTTCACCCGCATCGAGTCGTGGGTGATCGGCATGGCCATGATGTTCTCCAGTACCATCATCGGCATCAAGCTGCTGCCCACCACCGTGCTGCACCACAAACATCTGGGCGAGCTGATGGTGGGCCTGCTGCTGTTTCAGGATTTTGTCGCTATCACCTGCCTGATGATCCTGCTGTCCGGCAGTACCGGCGAGGTGGACCTGGCGCAGCTGGGGCTGTCGTTTGCCGCACTGCCGCTGCTGGTTGGTTGCGCCTGGGTGGTGGTGAAATATGTGCTGCTACCCCTGTTTACCCGCTTCGACCGCTTTCACGAGTACGTTTTCCTGCTGGCGCTGGGCTGGTGTATGGGGCTTGCCGAACTGGCCGAGGTACTGGGGCTGTCGCGGGAGATCGGCGCCTTTATTGCCGGTATTACCCTGGCCACCAGCCCCATCTCCCAGTACATCGCGCTGAGCCTGAAACCGTTGCGGGACTTTTTCCTGATCCTGTTTTTCTTCAGTATCGGCGCCCAGTTCCATCTGGATATGCTGCCGCGCATTGCACTGCCGGCGCTGGTCACCGCCGCCGCGGTACTACTGGTCAAGCCCGCGGTGTTCCGCTACCTGCTCGGCAACCAGAGCGAACACACGGTGCTGGCCTGGGATATCGGATTCCGCCTGGGACAGATCAGTGAATTCTCGTTGCTGATCGCGTTTCTGTCGTTCAACCAGAAGCTGATCGGCATCGAGGCCTCGCACCTGATCCAGGCGACGGCGATTCTGACCTTCTTGGTATCGTCGTATATCGTGGTGCTGAACTTCCCCAACCCGATCGCGATCAAGGATCACCTGCGGCGCGATTGA
- a CDS encoding efflux RND transporter permease subunit, translating into MSEHSSPQPPVETRGGAIAWMTHNHVPANLLMLVFIVGGLIFSMVVKKEVFPEFSLDMITVQISYPGASPAEVERGVLVAAEQALQGIPGIKEMRGSAGEGSASLTLELQEDANGNQVYQDVQQAIDRVSTFPKDIERPQVSLADHQRDVMNLVIHGNLDARTLRDVAMQIYSRLEAHPDITQLSTSGIRDFEVAVEISRDDLRRYGLTLSEVAQLIRNAAVDVPAGGVKSKAGEILVRVTERRDWAREFRNIVVAEGSDGGAVHLSDIATIRDALVDVPKDMVFNGEPAVGIDIYRIGDQTPMSVSTAVRQVLAEVTRTLPPGVHVSIRDDDSLIFKERLTLLLKNGFFGLLLVFVVLGAFLELRLAFWVTLGIPTSFLGALLFLPAMDISINMVSMFAFIIALGIVVDDAIIAGENIHEWRNRGYSNLEAAIAGARQVAVPLTFAILTNVVAFLPLMELPGFMGKIFGIIPFVVGTVFVISWIEALFILPAHLAHSRRGHRSAWARRIAARQERLAKGFDRFVEQRFRPLLDLCIRHRYLTIATAVAVLLLVGGYAASGRMGFTLMPKVERDSGRVQVTFPPGTAESRLRAARSQIMAAADKVLDGHDRDKVFLGMRGLVREGSVRVDVYLVPADQRPFTTGEFVRDWRRAVGAVPGAMSSSFASDRGGPGAGAALTIELRHTDTRVLEQASRRLAKELEKFPAVSDIDPGISLGKRQLDLKLTDRAKSLGLSAEEIGRQLRAALYGAEAVRQQRGRDQVKVMVRLPEDQRVSLDDVSDLMIRAGNGLWLPLPDLVEIHKGRAYATINRRAGRRVMTVTANVDPPDQAALVINELNRSVIPQMQAEFAGLSVSYEGRQADERQGLASLGLTFSLTMAALYLLLAIPLKSYIQPLTVMVAIPFGIIGALLGHMIMGYGLSMVSLLGIVALAGVVINDTLVMIEYSNRLHEEGASVGESIRQAALRRFRPIILTTVTTFCGLMPMIFETSVQARFMIPMAISLGYGILAATAISLLLVPCLYLVFAQDIPARFGLLRRKDIAAADMQ; encoded by the coding sequence ATGAGCGAGCACTCGTCACCGCAGCCGCCGGTCGAGACCCGCGGCGGTGCCATCGCGTGGATGACCCACAATCACGTGCCCGCCAACCTGCTGATGCTGGTGTTTATCGTCGGCGGCCTGATCTTTTCCATGGTGGTCAAGAAAGAGGTCTTCCCCGAATTCAGCCTCGATATGATCACCGTGCAGATCTCCTATCCGGGCGCGAGTCCGGCGGAAGTGGAACGCGGTGTACTGGTGGCGGCCGAGCAGGCGCTACAGGGGATTCCCGGCATCAAGGAAATGCGCGGTTCGGCCGGCGAGGGCAGTGCTTCGCTGACGCTGGAGTTGCAGGAGGACGCCAATGGCAATCAGGTATACCAGGATGTACAGCAGGCCATCGACCGGGTGTCGACCTTTCCCAAGGATATCGAGCGCCCGCAGGTGAGCCTGGCGGATCACCAGCGCGATGTAATGAACCTGGTGATTCACGGCAATCTGGATGCGCGCACGCTGCGCGATGTGGCGATGCAGATCTACAGTCGCCTGGAAGCGCACCCGGATATCACCCAGCTGTCCACGTCCGGTATCCGCGACTTTGAGGTGGCGGTGGAAATCAGCCGCGACGATCTGCGCCGCTACGGCCTGACGCTGTCGGAGGTGGCCCAGCTGATCCGCAATGCGGCAGTGGATGTCCCCGCTGGTGGCGTCAAGTCGAAAGCCGGGGAAATTCTCGTGCGCGTCACCGAGCGGCGCGACTGGGCGCGCGAGTTTCGCAATATCGTGGTGGCCGAAGGCAGCGATGGCGGTGCCGTGCACCTGAGTGATATCGCCACCATTCGCGATGCGCTGGTCGATGTGCCCAAGGACATGGTGTTCAATGGCGAGCCGGCGGTGGGGATCGATATCTACCGCATCGGCGACCAGACGCCGATGAGTGTCAGCACTGCGGTGCGGCAAGTGCTGGCAGAAGTGACCAGGACGCTGCCGCCGGGGGTGCATGTCAGCATTCGCGATGACGACTCACTGATCTTCAAGGAACGCCTGACGCTGCTGTTGAAAAACGGTTTCTTTGGCCTGTTGCTGGTGTTTGTGGTCCTTGGCGCTTTCCTTGAATTGCGCCTGGCTTTCTGGGTGACGCTGGGTATTCCCACCAGTTTCCTCGGTGCGCTGCTGTTTCTGCCGGCGATGGATATCTCCATCAATATGGTGAGCATGTTTGCGTTCATCATTGCCCTCGGCATTGTGGTGGACGACGCGATTATTGCCGGTGAAAACATCCACGAGTGGCGCAACCGCGGCTACAGCAATCTGGAGGCGGCGATCGCCGGCGCCCGCCAGGTGGCGGTGCCGCTGACATTTGCGATCCTGACCAACGTGGTGGCCTTCCTGCCGCTGATGGAATTGCCCGGTTTTATGGGCAAGATTTTCGGCATTATCCCGTTTGTGGTCGGCACGGTATTTGTGATTTCCTGGATCGAGGCGCTGTTTATCCTGCCGGCACACCTGGCGCATTCGCGCCGCGGTCACCGCAGTGCGTGGGCGCGGCGCATCGCCGCGCGCCAGGAGCGCCTGGCGAAGGGATTTGACCGCTTTGTCGAGCAGCGTTTCCGGCCGCTGCTGGATCTGTGTATCCGCCACCGCTACCTGACCATCGCCACCGCCGTGGCAGTGCTGTTGCTGGTGGGCGGCTACGCTGCCAGCGGGCGTATGGGCTTTACCCTGATGCCGAAAGTGGAGCGGGATTCGGGCCGCGTACAGGTCACTTTCCCTCCCGGCACCGCGGAGAGCCGGCTGCGCGCTGCGCGCAGCCAGATCATGGCGGCGGCGGACAAAGTGCTCGACGGCCATGACCGCGACAAGGTGTTTCTCGGCATGCGCGGGCTGGTGCGCGAGGGCTCGGTGCGAGTGGATGTGTATCTGGTGCCGGCGGATCAGCGCCCGTTTACCACCGGCGAATTTGTGCGCGATTGGCGCCGCGCGGTGGGGGCCGTGCCCGGCGCCATGAGTTCCAGCTTTGCCTCCGACCGCGGTGGTCCCGGCGCCGGTGCGGCGTTGACCATCGAGCTGCGCCATACGGATACCAGGGTGCTGGAGCAGGCCTCCAGGCGCCTGGCCAAAGAGCTGGAAAAATTTCCCGCGGTCAGCGATATCGATCCGGGTATTTCGCTGGGCAAACGCCAGCTCGACTTGAAGCTCACCGACCGCGCCAAGAGCCTGGGGCTTTCCGCCGAGGAGATCGGCCGCCAGTTGCGCGCCGCGCTCTACGGCGCCGAAGCCGTGCGCCAGCAGCGCGGCCGCGACCAGGTCAAGGTGATGGTGCGTTTGCCGGAGGACCAGCGGGTGTCGCTCGACGATGTGTCCGACCTCATGATTCGCGCCGGCAACGGCCTGTGGTTGCCGCTGCCCGACCTGGTGGAGATTCACAAGGGGCGCGCCTACGCCACCATCAACCGCCGCGCCGGGCGCCGGGTGATGACGGTGACCGCGAATGTGGATCCGCCGGATCAGGCGGCCCTGGTGATCAACGAACTGAATCGCAGTGTGATTCCGCAGATGCAGGCCGAGTTTGCGGGGCTCAGCGTGTCCTACGAGGGGCGTCAGGCGGATGAGCGCCAGGGGCTGGCGTCACTGGGGCTGACCTTTTCGCTCACCATGGCGGCGCTTTACCTGCTGCTGGCGATTCCGCTGAAAAGTTACATCCAGCCACTGACAGTGATGGTGGCGATTCCGTTCGGCATTATCGGTGCGCTGTTGGGCCATATGATCATGGGCTACGGCCTGAGCATGGTGAGCCTGCTGGGTATCGTGGCGCTCGCCGGTGTGGTGATCAACGATACGCTGGTGATGATCGAGTACAGCAACCGGTTGCACGAGGAGGGCGCCAGTGTCGGCGAGTCAATCCGCCAGGCGGCGCTGCGCCGTTTCCGCCCGATCATTCTCACCACCGTGACCACTTTCTGCGGGCTGATGCCGATGATTTTCGAAACCTCGGTACAGGCGCGTTTTATGATCCCGATGGCAATTTCCCTCGGCTACGGCATCCTCGCCGCCACCGCCATTTCGCTGCTGCTGGTGCCGTGCCTGTACCTGGTGTTCGCGCAGGACATTCCGGCGCGCTTCGGTCTGTTGCGGCGCAAGGATATCGCGGCGGCGGATATGCAGTGA
- a CDS encoding efflux RND transporter periplasmic adaptor subunit → MFKRLNWEFALPVLVILLALAIAAWMLREKPTLHRGAHRAPPPTVEVARAERGQFPLTVTALGKVRARELVELQPQVDGRVAWLDYDLGPGSILAAGAPLLRIEREPYELALQTARSSLAERRAELQQEQGQREVAKEEYKLLGSSLPKTDRALVLREPQLAAAEARVDAAAAQVKLAQRDLRLTEIKSPLRALLVSRSVDVGDRVAPGTALYSLAGADRFQIEVEVSATQLARLNQPQLKVRVRGSQWPANQYRSAEFLRAIPVLQEQGRLAKVLLELPDPLAADHPGMPPLLLNDLAQVELTGRSAPDAVRIPVAAVQDGDRVWVVEQGKVAIRPVQIDYQSGDYAVLKSGLAGGEQVITTRLTTVTNGMPVRIAGAVPAEGGRPVRGAGERK, encoded by the coding sequence ATGTTCAAACGACTTAACTGGGAATTCGCGCTACCGGTGTTGGTGATCCTGCTCGCGCTGGCGATCGCCGCCTGGATGTTGCGGGAAAAGCCCACCCTGCATCGCGGCGCCCACCGCGCACCGCCGCCGACGGTGGAGGTGGCGCGGGCCGAGCGCGGCCAGTTCCCGCTGACCGTGACGGCGCTGGGCAAGGTCAGGGCGCGGGAACTGGTGGAGCTGCAGCCGCAAGTGGATGGCCGCGTGGCGTGGCTCGACTACGACCTGGGGCCGGGCTCGATCCTGGCCGCCGGTGCGCCACTGCTGCGTATCGAGCGCGAGCCCTACGAACTGGCCCTACAGACCGCGCGCAGTTCGCTGGCCGAGCGCCGTGCAGAGTTGCAGCAGGAACAGGGCCAGCGCGAAGTCGCCAAGGAAGAGTACAAACTGCTGGGCTCGTCGCTGCCGAAGACGGACCGGGCACTGGTATTGCGCGAGCCGCAACTGGCCGCTGCCGAGGCGCGGGTGGATGCGGCCGCGGCGCAGGTCAAGCTGGCCCAGCGCGACCTGCGCCTGACCGAAATCAAGAGTCCGTTGCGCGCGTTGCTGGTTAGTCGCAGTGTCGATGTGGGCGATCGGGTGGCCCCGGGTACCGCGCTTTACTCCCTGGCCGGCGCCGACCGCTTCCAGATTGAAGTGGAAGTGAGTGCGACACAGCTGGCGCGCCTCAACCAGCCGCAGCTCAAGGTGCGTGTGCGCGGCAGCCAGTGGCCGGCCAACCAGTACCGCAGCGCCGAGTTCTTGCGCGCCATCCCGGTACTGCAGGAGCAGGGGCGCCTGGCCAAGGTGTTGCTGGAACTGCCGGACCCGCTGGCCGCCGACCACCCGGGCATGCCGCCACTGCTGTTGAACGACCTGGCACAGGTGGAGCTGACCGGCCGCAGTGCGCCCGATGCCGTGCGTATTCCGGTCGCCGCCGTGCAGGACGGCGACCGGGTCTGGGTGGTCGAGCAGGGCAAGGTCGCCATTCGGCCGGTGCAGATCGATTACCAGAGTGGCGACTACGCCGTGCTGAAAAGTGGTCTCGCTGGCGGCGAACAGGTGATTACCACGCGGCTGACGACGGTAACCAATGGCATGCCGGTGCGCATTGCCGGCGCCGTGCCGGCCGAGGGTGGCAGGCCAGTGCGCGGTGCGGGGGAGCGCAAATGA
- a CDS encoding efflux transporter outer membrane subunit: protein MPLFTIACASPPLPPDLPAHSLGLPDHFRASGKQVARPRWWQSFDDPELDRLVQMALHGSPDLQATLWRLRQAEASARGARSGLWPGITASLENTQQHRSSGSDADVSGGQGDGNLWSGRLAARYEVDLWGRVRAGARAAEADRLAQQQDLQTAALSLAAEVSNTWLQLREQWGQHALLAQQLDTNRKSLRVLELRFGGGVTSAADVLQQRQLVQQSEQELQAAEQNLESLKVQLAALLGVTGERLAQVLQREQGLPVLPALPATGVPSQLLLRRPDVQRAQRQLLAGYYLADRAWADRLPVISLSAVASDGASFANLFQDWLLTLTAAAEGVLFDGGQLKLAQDRQDAVLQERWANYRAVVNNALAEVEQALVQERALRDRIHHLGERARLADEIVVRQRRAYSGGSVDFLNVLTATNSQQSLARQLLTARRELMENRVTLYRALSGGLPQEDLPEPQPVELELYREGQG, encoded by the coding sequence TTGCCACTGTTCACTATCGCCTGTGCGAGCCCGCCACTGCCGCCGGATCTGCCGGCGCACAGTCTCGGCTTGCCGGATCACTTTCGCGCGAGCGGCAAGCAGGTCGCCAGGCCGCGTTGGTGGCAAAGCTTCGATGATCCGGAACTGGACCGCCTGGTCCAGATGGCCCTGCACGGCAGCCCGGATCTGCAGGCGACCCTGTGGCGCCTGCGCCAGGCCGAGGCGAGCGCCCGCGGCGCCCGCTCGGGGCTCTGGCCCGGCATTACCGCGTCACTGGAAAATACCCAGCAGCACCGCTCCTCCGGCAGCGATGCGGATGTCTCCGGTGGTCAGGGCGATGGCAACCTCTGGAGCGGCCGCCTCGCTGCCCGCTATGAGGTGGATCTGTGGGGGCGTGTGCGCGCCGGTGCGCGCGCTGCGGAGGCCGATCGCCTGGCGCAGCAGCAGGACCTGCAGACGGCGGCGCTGAGCCTCGCCGCGGAGGTCTCCAATACCTGGCTGCAACTGCGCGAACAGTGGGGCCAGCATGCGCTGCTGGCACAACAGCTGGACACCAACCGGAAATCCCTGCGGGTACTGGAGCTCCGTTTTGGCGGCGGTGTGACGAGTGCTGCCGATGTGCTGCAGCAACGCCAGCTGGTGCAGCAGTCAGAGCAGGAACTGCAGGCCGCGGAGCAGAATCTCGAATCCCTCAAGGTGCAGCTGGCGGCGCTGCTCGGCGTCACCGGCGAGCGCCTCGCGCAGGTGCTGCAGCGGGAACAGGGGCTGCCGGTATTGCCGGCGCTGCCGGCCACCGGGGTACCCTCACAGCTGCTGTTGCGGCGCCCGGACGTACAGCGCGCCCAGCGCCAGCTGCTCGCGGGCTACTATCTCGCAGATCGGGCCTGGGCCGACCGCCTGCCGGTGATCAGCCTGTCCGCAGTGGCCAGCGACGGGGCTTCGTTCGCCAATCTGTTCCAGGACTGGCTGCTGACCCTGACTGCCGCGGCCGAAGGGGTATTGTTCGACGGCGGCCAGCTCAAGTTGGCGCAGGATCGCCAGGACGCGGTGCTGCAGGAGCGCTGGGCCAATTACCGCGCGGTAGTCAACAATGCGCTGGCGGAAGTGGAGCAGGCGCTGGTGCAGGAGCGCGCCCTGCGCGACCGCATACACCACCTGGGTGAGCGGGCGCGGCTGGCGGATGAAATCGTGGTGCGCCAGCGGCGCGCCTACAGCGGTGGTTCGGTCGACTTCCTCAACGTACTGACCGCCACCAATAGCCAACAGAGCCTGGCGCGGCAGCTGCTGACCGCCCGGCGCGAATTGATGGAAAACCGCGTGACACTGTACCGCGCGCTGTCCGGCGGCTTGCCGCAGGAGGACCTGCCGGAGCCACAGCCGGTAGAACTGGAGCTGTACCGGGAGGGGCAAGGCTGA